A single Cottoperca gobio chromosome 5, fCotGob3.1, whole genome shotgun sequence DNA region contains:
- the ddi2 gene encoding protein DDI1 homolog 2 isoform X1: MSSSPSPSQSPSSGQPQTPDCSPSAPTALEQASAPGLCRDHPGLQELPRPLCSAEDAGSTPHQVHPHPLPVDSNSRVSPVPCPSTDALRTCPPPADMTTASQYPEDEVQPGHAEGDAESDEVKNSPVLPNVGELSPIQPMEQEATESDIVDATDPRTSAPSQPDSVEMESPTASQGVASPERDQPEGEHCSSSDNIPSLAAALMELHELLVSNNRAQFQNRSTSCSPSHPFKQETDDPKPCTPTPEKTQRIPSTAIPAGAEPSDAKANHAAPVSNEGPSNCLVPDVSGQDEHLRGDTAQTVEGQGPPQRPVYLPSSRERRADKCGRDEVNNVSSLHPEPEVPPDPARDLDVREPPEGQQGRGVADGRASGTNTPDTLGLQTEHTFLSPLSMAVGSPEEVSSTSSLSSPRLAQAAQLTSPAPLLPSPHPFIEQFPAAHIQRIQAAGFSAREAAEALEQAHGVVELALLALLARSITVPT; encoded by the coding sequence TCCCCCTCCCCTTCCCAAAGCCCTTCCTCTGGCCAACCCCAAACCCCGGATTGCTCTCCATCTGCTCCGACCGCCTTGGAGCAGGCCTCTGCACCAGGGCTGTGCCGGGACCACCCTGGCCTACAGGAGCTTCCTCGGCCTTTGTGTTCCGCAGAGGATGCTGGTTCTACACCTCATCAGGTCCACCCTCACCCTCTGCCTGTCGATAGCAACTCCAGGGTGTCCCCTGTACCCTGTCCCTCAACAGACGCCCTCCGTACATGtccccctcctgcagacatgaCTACGGCATCCCAGTATCCGGAGGATGAGGTACAGCCGGGCCACGCAGAGGGGGATGCTGAATCAGATGAGGTGAAGAACAGCCCTGTGCTCCCCAATGTAGGGGAACTTTCCCCCATTCAACCCATGGAGCAGGAGGCGACTGAGTCTGACATCGTTGATGCTACAGATCCCCGTACGAGTGCTCCTAGCCAACCGGACTCTGTGGAAATGGAGTCCCCCACTGCTTCCCAGGGCGTGGCGTCCCCTGAGAGGGACCAGCCTGAAGGAGAGCATTGTTCCAGCTCCGACAACATCCCGTCGCTGGCAGCCGCTCTGATGGAGCTTCACGAGCTGCTAGTGTCCAACAACCGTGCTCAGTTCCAAAACCGCAGcacctcctgctccccctcGCATCCattcaaacaggaaacagatgaCCCCAAGCCATGCACCCCGACGCCCGAAAAGACCCAGCGTATCCCCTCTACTGCCATCCCAGCCGGTGCAGAACCAAGCGATGCCAAAGCCAACCATGCTGCTCCTGTGTCTAATGAGGGACCATCTAATTGTCTTGTGCCTGACGTCTCTGGCCAGGATGAGCATCTGCGTGGGGATACAGCACAGACTGTGGAGGGACAAGGACCACCGCAGCGTCCAGTTTATCTGCCCTCCTCcagggagaggagggcagaTAAATGTGGCCGAGATGAAGTAAATAACGTCAGCAGTTTGCATCCTGAGCCAGAGGTCCCTCCTGATCCTGCAAGGGACCTGGATGTCAGGGAGCCTCCGGAAGGGCAGCAGGGCAGAGGGGTTGCAGATGGACGAGCCTCTGGCACCAACACCCCAGACACTCTTGGCCTCCAGACTGAGCACACTTTTCTCAGCCCTCTGTCTATGGCAGTGGGCTCACCTGAGGAAGTCTCTAgcacctcctccctctcttcccctcgtCTTGCTCAGGCTGCCCAGCTTACATCTCCagcccctctcctcccttctccgcATCCCTTTATAGAACAATTTCCAGCTGCGCACATCCAGAGAATCCAGGCAGCAGGGTTTTCTGCCAGGGAGGCTGCAGAGGCACTGGAACAAGCCCATGGGGTTGTGGAGCTAGCTTTGCTGGCACTACTAGCCCGCAGTATCACTGTGCCCACCTAG